In Paenarthrobacter sp. GOM3, a single window of DNA contains:
- a CDS encoding bifunctional 4-hydroxy-2-oxoglutarate aldolase/2-dehydro-3-deoxy-phosphogluconate aldolase produces the protein MTPEEFVQQLEADRTLAVVRAPSITDAADLCRALADGGIRSVELTFTTPDALKHVKRAAETAAEHGAAVGIGTVMTADQARAAIDAGAQFLVTPGLRPEVAAVAAAAGIPFSLGAMTPTEVAQALDLGSAAVKIFPARQLGPAYLKDLQGPYPGIRLLPSGGIDASNAKSYLDAGAAAVCCGTSVVPPAAVAAGDWADIAARAAAFTGTLK, from the coding sequence ATGACCCCCGAAGAGTTCGTCCAGCAGCTCGAAGCCGACCGCACCCTCGCCGTGGTCCGCGCGCCCTCCATCACGGACGCCGCGGATCTCTGCAGGGCACTGGCCGACGGCGGCATCCGCAGTGTTGAGCTGACATTCACCACCCCGGATGCACTCAAGCACGTCAAGCGTGCGGCGGAGACCGCAGCGGAGCATGGTGCCGCCGTCGGAATTGGAACGGTGATGACCGCCGACCAGGCCCGTGCAGCGATCGACGCCGGCGCGCAGTTCCTGGTGACGCCAGGCCTCCGGCCCGAGGTCGCCGCCGTCGCCGCGGCTGCGGGGATCCCCTTCAGCCTCGGCGCCATGACCCCCACCGAGGTGGCGCAGGCCCTGGACCTGGGTTCTGCCGCCGTCAAGATTTTCCCCGCCCGGCAGCTCGGACCGGCGTATTTGAAGGACTTGCAGGGCCCCTACCCCGGGATCCGCCTGCTGCCTTCAGGGGGCATCGATGCCTCCAACGCCAAGAGCTACCTCGACGCCGGTGCTGCCGCAGTCTGCTGCGGCACCAGCGTAGTCCCGCCCGCGGCAGTTGCCGCAGGCGACTGGGCAGACATCGCGGCACGTGCCGCCGCCTTCACCGGCACCCTCAAGTAG
- a CDS encoding CHAT domain-containing protein, translated as MDCDIELEIDAGSARGEYTVHVVRAPAGGHASGEFKLDVDRVLDRLPQLEATVLASAVAARRTAPVAEMAVREVGQDLFQALFTREVYGTYRASLGAAQHAGQQLRVVLRLAAPELAAMPWETLFDPETETYLCQTEPLLRHIPAPDYNQNPLDVAPPMRILGIVASPRDLPALDVATEKDHLSRALAGPASEGRVELVWAKSGTWDDVQSLLLAGPWHVVHFVGHGDYDSRTDEGRIALVGPDGRAAMVRAVRLMALLSVASPRPRLVVLNSCSSGEMGQSDLFSGTASALVRSGIGAVAAMQFAISDYAAIAFAHGFYAAIANGRTVDEAARVGRISVMASPDGTLEWVTPALYVRGGSTQLFTLTGSPRATSNAEGTTTARGPGGRASASTAQPDALAGQAQASQAQASQAHADAERAMKRAQLRALYVQASAELRARRFEQAVELFEDLLTLEPGYRDAAALRDHARQRLEMAKVYRSAVEAEESGDWLAAADGYAVVQGDPEFPEAAARKQDCERRQRISDLQGELRYHSSMGAWETVLDVSAELATADPASADPDGLATAARVEIEKKKQKDTPKPAAPEAAARGSYTAASQAPAQPHAPPPNRVPASNAAVSGPRTKAASPPLNWMPLAWGGAALAVAGGLGAGFAVYFLWFDDNYWYESGGDASLRVVYGLIAPFGYLMLAVAGLPDRTVAGRVVMAGLVVSHAVFGLAGLNYAVEATAVYSSLLVAGLGIWAGILALRSPPLRTLGWLLLLATATIPFVWIQDKGTFLEEWYRTHAYFALVQLLVLCGAGIGFMVAARRLRWFSGKGQEHEPVG; from the coding sequence ATGGACTGTGACATCGAGCTGGAAATCGACGCCGGCTCTGCACGCGGCGAATACACGGTGCACGTGGTCCGTGCACCGGCGGGAGGGCACGCTTCGGGGGAGTTCAAGCTGGATGTGGACCGTGTACTGGACCGGCTTCCCCAGCTTGAGGCCACCGTCCTCGCCTCAGCCGTCGCTGCCCGACGGACCGCCCCGGTAGCCGAGATGGCCGTCCGCGAAGTAGGCCAGGATTTGTTCCAGGCCCTGTTCACCCGTGAAGTGTACGGAACGTACCGTGCGAGCCTGGGAGCGGCCCAGCATGCGGGGCAGCAACTCCGGGTGGTGCTGCGGCTGGCTGCGCCCGAGTTGGCCGCGATGCCCTGGGAGACGCTGTTCGATCCCGAAACGGAAACCTACTTGTGCCAAACTGAACCACTGCTCCGGCACATCCCGGCCCCTGACTACAACCAAAATCCCCTGGACGTGGCTCCCCCCATGCGCATCCTGGGAATTGTCGCCTCACCACGCGACCTCCCGGCCCTGGATGTCGCCACGGAAAAGGACCACCTCAGCAGGGCGTTGGCCGGTCCGGCGTCGGAGGGCCGCGTGGAACTGGTCTGGGCAAAAAGCGGTACCTGGGACGATGTGCAGTCCTTGCTGCTGGCCGGCCCATGGCACGTGGTGCATTTCGTGGGCCACGGCGACTACGACTCCCGGACTGACGAGGGTCGGATCGCGCTGGTGGGGCCCGACGGCAGGGCTGCGATGGTCAGGGCAGTCAGGCTCATGGCACTGCTCAGCGTCGCATCCCCACGGCCACGGCTGGTGGTGCTCAACTCGTGTTCGTCGGGTGAAATGGGACAGTCCGACCTGTTCTCCGGGACCGCATCCGCGCTGGTCAGGAGCGGGATCGGCGCTGTGGCCGCCATGCAATTCGCCATTAGCGACTACGCGGCCATCGCCTTCGCCCACGGGTTCTACGCCGCCATAGCCAACGGCCGGACCGTGGACGAAGCCGCCCGCGTAGGCAGGATTTCGGTGATGGCCAGCCCCGACGGCACCTTGGAATGGGTCACCCCCGCCCTCTATGTCCGGGGCGGTTCCACCCAGCTGTTCACGCTGACAGGATCACCACGCGCAACTTCCAACGCGGAAGGCACGACGACGGCGCGCGGCCCAGGCGGTCGGGCGTCAGCTTCCACTGCTCAGCCGGATGCGTTGGCCGGCCAAGCGCAAGCCAGCCAAGCGCAAGCCAGCCAGGCACACGCCGACGCTGAGCGGGCGATGAAGCGCGCCCAACTGCGTGCCCTTTACGTGCAGGCGTCGGCGGAACTCCGCGCACGGCGTTTTGAGCAGGCCGTCGAGTTGTTCGAGGATCTCCTGACCCTGGAACCCGGATACCGGGACGCTGCCGCGCTTCGCGACCATGCCCGGCAACGGCTGGAGATGGCCAAGGTCTACCGATCGGCCGTGGAAGCGGAGGAATCCGGGGATTGGTTGGCCGCGGCCGACGGTTACGCCGTGGTCCAAGGCGACCCGGAATTCCCCGAAGCAGCCGCCCGGAAGCAGGACTGCGAGCGTCGGCAACGTATTTCTGACCTGCAGGGTGAGTTGCGCTACCACTCCTCCATGGGTGCCTGGGAGACTGTGCTGGACGTGTCCGCCGAGTTGGCCACGGCGGACCCGGCTTCGGCGGACCCTGACGGACTCGCAACCGCTGCAAGGGTTGAGATCGAGAAGAAGAAGCAAAAGGACACACCCAAGCCTGCCGCGCCAGAGGCCGCAGCGCGCGGTTCGTACACAGCTGCATCCCAAGCCCCAGCGCAACCCCACGCCCCTCCACCCAACCGGGTCCCGGCGTCGAACGCTGCTGTTTCCGGACCCCGCACCAAGGCCGCATCGCCGCCCCTCAACTGGATGCCACTCGCATGGGGCGGCGCCGCACTGGCGGTCGCGGGCGGGCTCGGGGCGGGCTTCGCGGTCTACTTCCTCTGGTTCGACGACAACTACTGGTACGAAAGCGGCGGCGACGCTTCGCTCAGGGTGGTCTACGGTTTGATCGCACCTTTTGGATATCTCATGCTCGCGGTCGCCGGCCTTCCTGATCGCACCGTCGCGGGCCGGGTGGTCATGGCTGGCTTGGTGGTTTCCCACGCAGTGTTCGGATTGGCTGGCCTGAACTACGCGGTGGAAGCGACGGCCGTCTACTCCAGTCTCCTCGTTGCCGGCCTGGGAATTTGGGCGGGGATCCTTGCCCTGCGTTCCCCGCCGCTGCGGACCCTGGGCTGGCTGTTGCTGCTGGCCACGGCAACCATCCCGTTCGTTTGGATCCAGGACAAGGGGACCTTCCTGGAGGAGTGGTACCGGACGCACGCCTATTTTGCCTTGGTTCAGCTCCTGGTTTTGTGCGGGGCCGGCATCGGCTTCATGGTCGCCGCGCGCCGCCTGCGTTGGTTCTCCGGAAAGGGTCAGGAACATGAGCCGGTTGGTTGA
- a CDS encoding GntP family permease: protein MNEFLEWLRHDTAGLLLLAGAGIALLLFLIIKVKLEPFIALVGTGVIVALVGGISVEALVGSATKSSDALIEKGFAGILGHITVIIGLGTVLGAILERSGGAEVLLGRLVKIFGEKGTPLAMGITGFVLGIPVFFDIGIFVLAPLVYVAAIRGGKSLALYALPLLAGLSVTHAFLPPHPGPVAAAGLFHVDLGWIILMGLICGIPAWFASGILWGTYIGKRVMVSVPEDRIVAEADTAKGNEPSIGLVLLAIGLPMILILGGTFGNIFAPAGVFRDILQFFGNPAIALTVAVLLAMWLLGIRRGMTSAELSEITGSSLRPVGMILLVVGAGAFFGAVLSATGVGKAVADSLAQAGLPIILSAFVISAGMRIAQGSATVAIVTTGGILAPSLATGYSQPQLALIVVAISSGSIIASHVNDGGFWIISKYFNMSVKDTLKTWTVLETVLSIVGFGMAALLYTFVR, encoded by the coding sequence ATGAATGAATTCCTTGAATGGCTGCGGCACGACACCGCCGGCCTGCTCCTCCTGGCGGGTGCAGGCATCGCCCTTCTGCTGTTCCTGATCATCAAGGTCAAGCTCGAGCCGTTCATCGCCCTGGTGGGAACGGGTGTGATCGTGGCCTTGGTGGGCGGGATCTCCGTGGAAGCGCTGGTCGGTTCGGCCACCAAGAGCAGTGACGCACTGATTGAGAAGGGCTTCGCGGGCATCCTCGGCCACATCACAGTGATCATTGGCCTCGGCACCGTCCTTGGCGCGATCCTCGAGCGGTCCGGCGGCGCGGAAGTGCTGCTGGGAAGGCTCGTGAAGATCTTCGGCGAAAAGGGCACCCCGCTGGCTATGGGCATCACCGGCTTCGTGCTGGGTATCCCGGTATTCTTCGATATCGGCATCTTCGTCCTGGCGCCCCTGGTGTACGTCGCTGCCATTCGTGGCGGCAAGTCGCTGGCACTGTATGCCCTGCCGCTGCTGGCAGGCCTGTCGGTCACCCACGCTTTCCTTCCGCCGCACCCCGGTCCCGTGGCCGCTGCCGGACTGTTCCACGTTGACCTTGGCTGGATCATCCTCATGGGCCTGATCTGCGGTATCCCAGCGTGGTTCGCCTCAGGTATTTTGTGGGGCACTTACATCGGCAAGCGCGTCATGGTCTCAGTTCCCGAGGACCGGATTGTTGCCGAAGCGGACACCGCCAAGGGCAACGAACCCTCCATCGGCCTGGTCCTGCTTGCCATCGGCCTGCCCATGATCCTTATTCTCGGCGGCACGTTCGGCAACATCTTTGCTCCCGCCGGTGTTTTCCGGGACATCCTCCAGTTCTTCGGCAACCCGGCCATCGCACTCACCGTCGCCGTGCTCCTGGCCATGTGGCTGTTGGGTATCCGCCGCGGCATGACCTCCGCCGAGCTCAGCGAAATCACGGGCTCGTCGTTGCGTCCCGTGGGCATGATCCTGCTGGTTGTTGGCGCCGGTGCGTTCTTCGGAGCGGTGCTGTCGGCTACCGGTGTGGGCAAGGCTGTAGCGGATTCGCTGGCACAGGCCGGCCTGCCGATCATCCTGTCCGCGTTCGTGATCAGCGCAGGGATGCGCATCGCGCAGGGCTCGGCAACGGTGGCAATCGTGACCACGGGCGGCATCCTCGCCCCCAGCCTGGCCACGGGTTACTCCCAGCCCCAGCTCGCACTGATCGTCGTGGCCATCTCCTCCGGCTCCATCATCGCCAGCCACGTGAACGATGGCGGGTTCTGGATCATCTCCAAGTACTTCAACATGTCCGTCAAGGACACCCTGAAGACGTGGACCGTGCTGGAAACCGTGCTGTCCATTGTTGGCTTCGGAATGGCGGCGCTGCTGTACACCTTCGTAAGGTGA
- a CDS encoding N-acyl-D-amino-acid deacylase family protein yields the protein MKTLISNATLVDGTGADRRPADVLLDGAVIAAIVDAGTLTAGETGADRVIDATGLVLSPGFIDMHAHSDLQLLVNKEHYAKLSQGVTTELLGQDGLSYAPVDDATLAGVREKIAGWNDNPADFAFNWRTVGEYLDRLDQLEDGGRIATNAAYLVPQGTVRAMVMGFAEGDPTSEQQQKMQDVIRTAMEDGAVGMSSGLTYTPGMYAQTEELAGLCRTVGELGGLYAPHHRSYGKGALDAYAEMIGLSRDTGCALHLSHATMNFAENKGRAGELLDLIDSALDQGVDITLDTYPYLPGATTLSAILPSWASSGGTDATLARLADPETRARIRESVEIYGSDGCHGVVAEWDTLEISGVQNPALAGYVGKTIRDIASATGREPFDVFASILTEDRLGTGILQHVGHEENVQAIMKHRSHTGGSDGLLVGAKPHPRAWGTFPRYLGHYSRDLGLLSLEEMVHHLSGRPAARLKLHNRGLVREGYAADVVLFDPETIRDTATFENPRQAASGIQYVFVNGTAAIDGGNPTGARAGRALRRSSDGLTREGSSTP from the coding sequence ATGAAGACCCTGATCAGCAACGCCACCCTGGTGGACGGGACCGGAGCGGACCGCCGCCCCGCAGACGTCCTCCTGGATGGTGCGGTGATTGCCGCGATCGTCGACGCCGGGACCCTCACCGCCGGGGAAACCGGCGCGGACCGTGTCATCGATGCCACGGGACTGGTCCTCAGCCCCGGTTTCATCGACATGCACGCGCACTCGGACCTGCAACTGCTGGTCAACAAGGAGCACTACGCCAAGCTCAGCCAGGGCGTCACCACGGAACTGCTGGGCCAGGATGGGCTCTCCTATGCGCCGGTGGATGACGCCACGCTCGCCGGTGTCCGGGAGAAGATCGCCGGCTGGAACGACAACCCGGCCGACTTCGCCTTCAACTGGCGGACGGTCGGAGAGTACCTGGACCGCCTCGATCAGCTTGAAGACGGCGGCCGCATCGCCACCAACGCCGCCTACCTGGTACCCCAGGGAACCGTCCGGGCCATGGTGATGGGCTTCGCCGAGGGTGACCCCACCTCGGAGCAACAGCAGAAGATGCAGGACGTCATCCGCACAGCGATGGAGGACGGAGCCGTGGGCATGAGCTCCGGGCTGACCTACACCCCGGGCATGTACGCGCAGACCGAAGAACTCGCCGGGCTCTGCCGGACAGTAGGGGAGCTGGGTGGCTTATACGCACCGCACCACCGCTCCTACGGCAAGGGTGCGCTGGACGCGTACGCCGAGATGATCGGGCTGAGCCGCGACACCGGATGTGCCCTCCACCTGTCCCACGCCACAATGAACTTCGCAGAGAACAAAGGCCGCGCCGGGGAACTCCTGGACCTGATCGACTCCGCGCTCGACCAAGGCGTGGACATCACCCTGGACACCTACCCCTACCTCCCCGGGGCCACCACTCTATCGGCGATCCTCCCCAGCTGGGCCTCGTCCGGCGGAACGGATGCCACCTTGGCGCGGCTGGCAGATCCGGAAACCCGTGCGCGCATCCGTGAGTCCGTGGAGATCTACGGATCCGACGGCTGCCACGGCGTGGTTGCCGAGTGGGACACCCTGGAAATCAGCGGTGTCCAGAACCCGGCGCTCGCCGGTTACGTGGGCAAGACCATCAGGGATATCGCTTCCGCAACGGGCCGGGAGCCCTTCGACGTCTTCGCGAGCATCCTCACCGAGGACCGCCTCGGCACCGGCATCCTGCAGCATGTGGGCCACGAAGAAAACGTGCAGGCGATCATGAAGCACCGCTCCCACACCGGTGGCAGCGACGGACTCCTGGTCGGCGCCAAGCCACACCCGCGCGCCTGGGGCACGTTCCCCCGCTACCTCGGCCACTACTCCCGCGACCTGGGACTGCTGAGCCTCGAGGAAATGGTCCACCACCTCAGTGGCCGGCCTGCCGCACGACTCAAGCTCCACAACAGGGGACTGGTCCGCGAAGGCTACGCGGCCGACGTCGTGCTTTTTGATCCGGAAACCATCCGCGATACCGCCACTTTTGAGAACCCCCGCCAAGCCGCCAGCGGCATCCAGTACGTCTTCGTCAATGGCACGGCAGCGATCGACGGCGGCAACCCCACCGGCGCGCGCGCCGGCCGCGCCCTGCGTCGCAGCAGCGACGGCCTCACCCGAGAAGGAAGCAGCACCCCATGA
- a CDS encoding sugar kinase, producing the protein MLSAVCVGETMAMLTPVNAVPLHLATELHFGIGGAESNVAMGLAAMGLDTHWVSRVGRDGFGTRILDELRDHYVGVSGVEVDPVRPTGLYVKVPAQDSAPDGGSSVLYYRQGSAASAMGRDTLSNPDVSSLLENAALIHLSGITAALSPECLSLLEAILSAPRNGRTISFDVNWRSALWAGQDRSVLQRLANLADVVLVGKDEAEHAFGTTDEAELRRMMPDPDVLVIKNEAISAIALTRSSADPGGTREEVPALSVAVVEPVGAGDSFAAGYLSGMLFGLGQKESLRRGHVAAACTLTVHGDRGPLPDAAELAAILDSSDDAWAAIHVEDGQFSKRSVTP; encoded by the coding sequence ATGCTTTCAGCTGTATGCGTTGGCGAAACCATGGCCATGCTTACCCCTGTCAACGCCGTTCCGCTGCATCTGGCAACCGAACTGCACTTCGGGATCGGCGGCGCTGAGTCCAACGTCGCCATGGGCCTCGCAGCCATGGGCCTGGACACCCATTGGGTCAGCCGCGTGGGCCGCGACGGCTTCGGCACGCGCATCCTGGACGAACTCCGCGACCACTACGTGGGGGTTTCCGGCGTGGAGGTGGACCCCGTGCGCCCCACCGGACTGTACGTCAAAGTGCCTGCCCAGGACTCGGCGCCCGACGGCGGCAGTTCAGTTTTGTACTACCGGCAAGGATCTGCGGCCTCGGCCATGGGACGCGACACGCTCTCCAACCCTGACGTGTCCTCACTACTGGAGAACGCCGCGCTCATCCATTTGAGTGGGATCACCGCGGCCCTCTCCCCCGAATGCCTCTCGCTGCTGGAAGCCATCCTGAGCGCACCCCGGAACGGCCGCACCATCAGCTTCGACGTCAACTGGCGTTCCGCCTTGTGGGCCGGCCAGGACCGCTCGGTCTTGCAGCGATTGGCCAACCTGGCCGACGTGGTGCTGGTGGGCAAGGACGAAGCCGAGCACGCCTTCGGCACCACCGACGAAGCCGAACTCCGCCGCATGATGCCGGACCCGGACGTGTTGGTCATCAAGAACGAGGCGATCAGCGCCATCGCACTCACCCGTTCGAGCGCTGACCCGGGCGGCACCCGGGAAGAGGTACCCGCATTGTCGGTGGCCGTCGTCGAGCCTGTAGGTGCCGGCGACTCGTTCGCCGCCGGTTACCTCAGCGGCATGCTGTTCGGACTCGGCCAAAAGGAGAGCCTGCGCAGGGGCCATGTTGCCGCCGCCTGCACCCTGACCGTCCACGGCGACCGCGGCCCGCTGCCCGACGCCGCCGAGCTCGCAGCCATCCTCGATTCTTCGGATGACGCCTGGGCTGCTATCCATGTTGAAGACGGACAATTCAGCAAACGGAGCGTGACACCTTGA
- a CDS encoding IclR family transcriptional regulator, which yields MSQSLMRAIDLLGELAAKPATLDELASKAAVHKTTVMRLLHAMEEKRFVVRDEDQRFMLGSKLFELSSLALEQRDIRKVAHPHLAELNGKTGHTVHLAAFEGNEVVYIDKFESHHPVRMYSRIGLTASLHSAAVSKVLLADMPRSRQEKIAAGLDYIKVTENTLTSPEALLAELERVKDQGWAHDNAEHEAFVHCIATPIRDASGAVVAAASCSVPVVMLSYEGLLELLPDLKASTEAISNDLGWISHERNSA from the coding sequence TTGAGCCAGAGCCTCATGCGGGCCATCGACCTGCTCGGCGAACTCGCCGCTAAACCCGCAACCCTGGACGAGCTCGCGTCCAAGGCCGCCGTGCACAAAACCACCGTGATGCGGCTCCTGCATGCCATGGAGGAGAAACGCTTCGTGGTCCGCGACGAGGACCAGCGGTTCATGCTCGGCTCCAAGCTGTTCGAACTGTCCTCGCTGGCGCTGGAGCAGCGGGACATCCGCAAGGTCGCGCACCCCCACCTGGCCGAGCTCAACGGAAAAACCGGGCACACTGTGCACCTGGCCGCCTTCGAAGGAAATGAGGTGGTGTACATCGACAAGTTCGAGTCGCACCACCCCGTCCGCATGTACTCGCGCATCGGCCTGACTGCATCGTTGCACTCGGCCGCCGTGTCCAAAGTCCTCCTCGCCGATATGCCGCGCAGCCGGCAGGAAAAGATCGCGGCGGGGCTGGACTACATCAAAGTTACCGAGAACACTTTGACTTCGCCGGAGGCCTTGCTGGCCGAACTTGAGCGGGTCAAGGACCAAGGCTGGGCCCACGACAACGCCGAGCACGAAGCTTTCGTGCATTGCATCGCGACCCCCATCCGCGATGCCAGCGGCGCCGTCGTAGCCGCAGCCTCTTGTTCGGTACCGGTAGTCATGCTCAGCTATGAAGGCCTGCTTGAGCTGCTGCCCGACCTCAAAGCCAGCACCGAGGCCATCTCCAACGACCTCGGCTGGATCAGCCACGAAAGGAACTCAGCATGA
- a CDS encoding CU044_2847 family protein, producing MSRLVEFTTDDGGTVVVEVASSAGSLVTRGGDHVGDSSVVFARAQQTFERALAHVRPAAQGVIDELLSLENRPDEVSVEFGIDLHAEAGAFIASASTASNFKVRLTWNKPANPSATS from the coding sequence ATGAGCCGGTTGGTTGAGTTCACAACGGACGACGGCGGCACGGTGGTTGTGGAGGTCGCGAGCTCCGCGGGGAGCCTGGTCACCAGGGGCGGGGACCACGTCGGTGATTCCTCGGTGGTGTTCGCGAGGGCACAACAGACGTTCGAGCGGGCGTTGGCGCATGTCCGGCCAGCGGCCCAAGGGGTTATCGATGAGTTGCTGAGCCTCGAGAACCGGCCGGACGAGGTGAGCGTCGAGTTCGGAATCGACCTCCATGCGGAGGCGGGAGCTTTCATCGCCTCGGCCAGCACGGCATCGAACTTCAAGGTGCGGCTTACGTGGAACAAACCGGCCAACCCCAGCGCGACCAGCTAG
- a CDS encoding alanine racemase — protein MNTSEAISASAVKDLAERRLDWRHKALPASENGTTHADFLAAKHTLADLQTPLLTLDADALTANADRLANWCAEMGVLLAPHGKTTMSPQLWAEQLNRGAWGITLANFAQLRVARAFGLRNLQLANSLTDPRAIEWVASQDSTILSWIDSLGTVDIINRTLAGSDAVLEVLVELGAHGGRTGARGVDAATDVARAISASPNLRLVGVSGYEGSLAHTADDAGLAAVRGYLAQMRLLHERLLDEGLYGSSDVILTAGGSAYFDDVVSVLSPCINDGSSSEEKRVDLMIRSGAYIIHDDGFYRGISPFSRDGDQPFTAGMHGWARVVSQTEPGLAILDAGKRDLPFDEGLPEPQLIGPALGDAMTPLVGAEITSVNDQHSFMTYDAATTTVRPGDVVRLGLSHPCTAFDKWTVIPVLAGAASANSTGEQTVVDLIHTFF, from the coding sequence GTGAACACCTCCGAAGCCATCTCGGCATCCGCCGTGAAGGACCTTGCCGAACGCCGCCTCGACTGGCGCCACAAAGCCCTGCCGGCAAGCGAAAACGGGACCACCCACGCGGACTTCCTCGCCGCCAAGCACACACTGGCAGACCTCCAGACGCCGCTGCTGACACTCGATGCCGACGCGCTGACGGCCAACGCTGACCGCCTCGCGAACTGGTGCGCCGAAATGGGCGTGCTGCTCGCCCCGCACGGGAAGACCACCATGTCCCCGCAGCTCTGGGCCGAGCAGTTGAACCGTGGCGCATGGGGCATCACGCTGGCCAATTTCGCGCAGCTTCGCGTGGCCCGGGCTTTCGGTCTCCGGAACCTGCAGCTCGCCAACAGCCTCACGGATCCACGGGCCATCGAGTGGGTGGCGTCCCAGGACTCCACGATCCTGTCCTGGATCGACTCCCTAGGCACCGTCGACATCATCAACCGGACCCTGGCCGGCAGCGATGCCGTACTGGAGGTCCTGGTGGAACTCGGCGCCCACGGCGGCAGGACAGGTGCACGCGGTGTGGATGCCGCCACGGACGTGGCCCGCGCCATTTCGGCCTCGCCGAACCTGCGCCTGGTAGGGGTCAGCGGCTACGAAGGCTCGCTCGCGCACACAGCGGACGACGCCGGCCTGGCCGCCGTCCGCGGTTACCTCGCCCAGATGCGGCTGCTTCACGAGCGGTTGCTCGACGAGGGACTGTACGGTTCCAGCGACGTGATCCTCACCGCGGGCGGCAGCGCGTACTTTGACGACGTGGTCTCGGTCCTGTCGCCGTGCATCAACGACGGCTCATCGTCCGAAGAAAAGCGCGTGGACCTTATGATCCGCAGCGGCGCCTACATCATCCACGACGACGGGTTTTACCGCGGGATCTCCCCCTTCTCCCGGGACGGGGATCAGCCGTTCACAGCCGGAATGCACGGTTGGGCCCGTGTTGTTTCCCAGACGGAACCCGGCTTGGCCATCCTTGATGCCGGCAAGCGTGACCTCCCCTTCGATGAGGGGCTGCCCGAGCCGCAGCTCATCGGACCAGCCCTGGGTGATGCCATGACGCCCCTGGTCGGAGCTGAAATCACGTCCGTCAACGATCAGCATTCCTTCATGACCTACGACGCCGCCACCACCACTGTGCGCCCCGGCGACGTCGTGCGCCTGGGCCTGTCCCACCCGTGCACCGCGTTCGACAAGTGGACCGTCATTCCGGTCCTCGCGGGCGCTGCATCCGCAAACAGCACAGGCGAGCAAACCGTTGTCGACCTCATCCATACCTTCTTCTAG
- a CDS encoding universal stress protein: MAAEDFSGPIPLVVGVLPDQHVEVLQTARTLAEQLGVPLVCAYVDEASYLVEWDPARDAHRMSLHPEKDQADVEAVRGDLGKLIGDALDGGTADWTLRLLAGDPARALGRLAEDIKASMIIVGTPEPGLGHRISEALNGSVAAWLSHHQRRPVLIVPQKKRQEAAHRN; this comes from the coding sequence ATGGCTGCGGAAGATTTCAGCGGACCCATCCCCTTGGTGGTGGGAGTGCTGCCGGACCAGCATGTGGAGGTCCTCCAGACGGCACGGACCTTGGCCGAACAGCTGGGCGTGCCGCTTGTTTGTGCGTACGTGGACGAGGCCAGCTACCTCGTCGAGTGGGATCCGGCCCGTGACGCGCACCGGATGTCGTTGCACCCCGAAAAGGACCAGGCCGACGTCGAGGCGGTTCGCGGCGACTTGGGCAAGCTCATCGGCGACGCGCTGGATGGTGGAACCGCTGACTGGACCCTGCGTCTTCTTGCCGGGGATCCTGCCCGCGCCCTCGGTCGGCTCGCGGAGGACATCAAAGCGTCGATGATCATAGTAGGTACCCCTGAGCCTGGTTTGGGGCACCGTATTTCCGAGGCCCTGAACGGCTCGGTTGCGGCTTGGCTCAGCCATCACCAGCGCCGCCCGGTGCTTATCGTGCCCCAGAAAAAGAGGCAGGAAGCGGCACATCGAAACTAA
- a CDS encoding RidA family protein: MSEKTVVLTENAPAPAHVFSQGIKKGGMFQVSGQGPMDPATNQYIGEGDVRVQTRRTLDNVKAILEAGGSSVEDVLMFRVYLTTRDDFAAMNEVYGEFIRENVPSGQLPSRTTVFVDLPHEVMLVEIDALAVTA, from the coding sequence ATGAGTGAAAAGACCGTAGTACTGACCGAAAACGCCCCCGCCCCGGCGCACGTATTCTCCCAGGGCATCAAGAAGGGCGGCATGTTCCAGGTCTCCGGCCAGGGACCCATGGACCCCGCCACCAACCAGTACATCGGCGAAGGCGACGTCCGCGTCCAGACCCGTCGCACCCTGGACAACGTCAAGGCCATTCTCGAAGCCGGCGGGTCCTCCGTTGAAGACGTCCTCATGTTCCGCGTCTACCTCACCACCCGCGACGACTTCGCCGCCATGAACGAGGTCTACGGCGAGTTCATTCGCGAGAACGTCCCCAGCGGCCAGCTGCCCAGCCGCACCACGGTGTTCGTGGACCTGCCGCACGAGGTCATGCTGGTGGAGATCGACGCCCTGGCCGTCACGGCCTAG